In Thalassococcus sp. S3, the sequence GTAGACGAAAAGCCGGTGGTCCGGACTCACCAGCAGGTCGTTGGCATTGTTAAGCGCGCCGCGCTCGATCAGGATCGGGGCGAACTCCCCGACCGCGCGAATGGTGGTTTGCCCCTTCCACAAGATCTCTTGCGGGCCGTCGTCGCGGGTGAGCACGCGGTCGCCGATCTGCAGGTCTTCGATCGGTTTCTGAGCGCCTGATGACATGGTGATCCGTGTGCCGCGGGTGAAAGAGACAAGGCCCACCTGCGCGAATTTCTCGCGGGCGGTGTCGCGGTCCATGCCCACCAGCGTGTATTCTGTCTTGTGGCTCAACTCGGCAAGCGGCAGCAGGAAAATCCCCGCGATGTTCCGGGTGGTGTCGGTTTCGACGATGACAAGGGCATCCTGCGTTTGTCCGTCGGGGGACATCAGCGTCAGTGTGCAATCGAGATGGAGCACGTTTCCGGGATACCCCGTCTCGGATTGTTCAGAGACGCGAAAGGTTTCGTCATCGCCGGTATCGAGGGACAGACGTTGCCTATGGGCATCGTTCGTCAGCATATAGACATCGTCGGCGATCAGGTCTTCAAGATAAGACAGGCCGTCCCCCATATTCGCGCCAACAGTGACTTGAAACTGATGTGCGGGGTAAACCGGAAGCGTTTGGGTCGGTATGGAACGGTGTGGCAAGGCCGATAACATCCTGTCAAAGCGTGACTTTCGGAAAAGTGAATCTCCGAAAGATGATTATAAGTTAGGATTGTGGCTGCAAGGGGTCAAATGCCGGGTCTTTTGCTGGCATGCGTCGTCGGCGGGGTGTACGCCTTGGTCGACGCTGTAAGCAAGGGAGAGCGGCAATGGATCTGGGTATTCGGGGCAAGCGGGGGCTGGTGACGGCGAGCAGCAAGGGGCTGGGGCGCGGATGTGCGGAAGCTCTGGCCGAAGCAGGCGTGGATCTTGTGATGAATGCGCGCGGCGCCGAGGCGCTTGCCGAGACGGCAGAGGCGATCCGCGCCGCGCATGGCGTGGACGTCACCGAAGTGGCCTGCGACGTCACTACCGAAGAAGGCCAGGAGAAGGTGCTGGAAGCGGCGGGTGCTGTCGACATCCTGGTGACCAATGCGGGCGGGCCGCCGCCGGGCATGTGGTCGGATTGGGACAGGGAGGATTTCATCAAGGCGCTCGATGCCAACATGCTGACGCCCATCGCGCTGATGAAGGCAAGCCTGCCGGGCATGATGGAGCGCGGCTGGGGCCGGGTCGTGAACATCACCAGCCAGTCGGTGCGTGCGCCTATCGGCGTGCTGGGCCTGTCGAATGCGGCACGGACCGGGCTGACGGGCTATGTCGCGGGCACGGCACGGCAGGTGGCGCGGCAGGGTGTGACGATCAACAACCTTCTGCCGGGTATTCACGCCACCGATCGCGCCGATGCGCTGGATGGTGGCGTGGTCAAGGCACAGGGCATCACGCTGGAGGAGGCGCGCGCGAAACGGTCCGACACGATCCCGGTGGGACGCTACGGGACGCGACAGGAATTCGGGGCGGCCTGTGCGTTTCTGTGTTCGCAGCATGCGGGTTTTATCGTCGGGCAGAACCTGCTGGCCGACGGTGGCGCCACCAATATCACGATGTGATCATGGCCGAGAAATTCTCTCTGAAAGATCATCTATTCAATTCCGAAACGGTAGGGCGGCTGGCGGCGGAATTCGCCGCCGGTGTGCCGGGGTTCGATGCCGCGCGGTTCAAGGCCGAAGCGCTGGGTGGCTTTGCCGACCGTGAACTGATGGAGCGGCTGGACTGGATGGCCGATTGTCTGGAGCCGCAGCTGGCACCGGATTTCCCCGAGATGGCGGATCACTTGGAAGCGGCTTTGCCCGAGCGTCTGGACCCCGCCCTGAAGGACGATGATTTCGGTCATTTCATCCATGCGGTGCATGGCATTCTGACAGTCCGGCACGGGTTGGAGGCGCATCGGGACAGGGCGCTCGACCTGCTTCACGCGGCCACGCAGCGGTTCTCGATGGAATACTATATCCGGCCTTTCCTCAATCGCTGGACCGACGAGACGCTGGCAAGGCTCGCGCTGTGGGCGGAGGATGAGAATTACCATGTGCGCCGGTTGGTGAGCGAGGGGACGAGACCGAAACTGCCTTGGGCAAAGGCGGTCGATCTGAGGCCGGATCAAACGCTGCCACTGCTGGACAAGCTGCACGGGGATGACGCACGGTTCGTGACAAGATCGATCGCCAACCATCTGAATGATATCACCAAAGGCGAGCCCGACCTGGTTATGGACCGGTTGGAAATGTGGGCCGGTGAAGGCCGGCAAAGCGCCAAGGAGCTGGACTGGATGACCCGCCACGCGCTGCGCACGCGCGTGAAGGCCGGACATCCGAGGGCGATGAAAATGCTGGGCTTTGACCCGGATGCCACCTTTGTCTGCGACGTGGCACTGGGCGAAGAGCCGGTGCAGATCGGCGGGGCGCTGGCGTTTTCGGTGACGCTGAAGGCGGATCAAAAGACGCCGGTTCTGGTCGATTATGTCCTGAAGCTGCGCAATGCCAAGGGTGGGCAGGGCGAAAAGGTCTTCAAACTGAAACAGGCGGTTGTGCAGCCCGGCACGCCGCTGGTGCTGGACAAGGTGCATAAGCTGAAGGCGGCGGCCACCACCTTTCGGCTCTTTCCTGGGGAACAGGGCCTTGTGGTGCAGGTAAACGGTCGGGCCGTGGCGGAAACGGTGTTTGAGTTGCTGGAGTGAGCGCCATCCGGGGGCCAGCCCCCGTCCGCCAAAGGCGGACTCCCCCGGGATATTTTTGACCCAAAGAAGCAGGGGACCCGCTCTTGCACGGGCCGGGGTGTGTTGATATCTGCCCCAAAGCCCGATGTTTTTGGTCGGGTTCCGGGAAGGATGAGCAAGAGTGCAGACCGACACGCCGCGGCTTGAGGTGCGCAACATGACGCGGCGATTTGACGGGCGGGCGGTGGTCGAGGACGTCTCGCTTGCGATCCAGCCGGGCGAGGTGATGTGCCTTTTGGGTCCGTCGGGCTGCGGAAAATCCACGACGCTGCGTATGATCGCGGGTGTGGAAATGCAGGACAGCGGCGAGATCTGGGTCGA encodes:
- a CDS encoding Hint domain-containing protein, with the translated sequence MPHRSIPTQTLPVYPAHQFQVTVGANMGDGLSYLEDLIADDVYMLTNDAHRQRLSLDTGDDETFRVSEQSETGYPGNVLHLDCTLTLMSPDGQTQDALVIVETDTTRNIAGIFLLPLAELSHKTEYTLVGMDRDTAREKFAQVGLVSFTRGTRITMSSGAQKPIEDLQIGDRVLTRDDGPQEILWKGQTTIRAVGEFAPILIERGALNNANDLLVSPDHRLFVYQRSDDIGAGQAELLIKARHLVNGDSVRVQEGGFVDYFQILFDRHHIIYAEGIAAESMFLDPRTKPALPPDLLAKITAEDLGVDRVDHGVDVAKALLDRPDAIEILRRASSR
- a CDS encoding SDR family oxidoreductase — translated: MDLGIRGKRGLVTASSKGLGRGCAEALAEAGVDLVMNARGAEALAETAEAIRAAHGVDVTEVACDVTTEEGQEKVLEAAGAVDILVTNAGGPPPGMWSDWDREDFIKALDANMLTPIALMKASLPGMMERGWGRVVNITSQSVRAPIGVLGLSNAARTGLTGYVAGTARQVARQGVTINNLLPGIHATDRADALDGGVVKAQGITLEEARAKRSDTIPVGRYGTRQEFGAACAFLCSQHAGFIVGQNLLADGGATNITM